The following proteins are co-located in the Vibrio azureus genome:
- a CDS encoding M4 family metallopeptidase, with amino-acid sequence MKYLTIFALAPLTFHINAAHVIDHSSIDLSGVILEASQTSNSNSELAQSYSELGHVQLDNQSFTRKQQLFYGVPVYGYSIVSDDSSQGYHSTIAGEVVVGLEGDIESTLPMINQQQAISIASDFNHANNGARTVAPSFANSGADTAQLMVWLDEEQTAHLAYKVDAQRFNGQTPSRPITFVDAKTGDVLDSWEGIAFQKAEGPGGNTKSGRYYFGTNTKFGGFDVNSRCQFDSPTVVTYDMKNQQWGGQVHRFNCQVNNYRQINGAYAPMNDAHYFGQRTFDMYEEWLNTRPISQKLSMRVHYGSNYGNAFWDGRQMTFGDGNNYMYPLATWDVIAHEVSHGFTEQNSGLEYRGMSGGMNESFSDVAAAALAQYVHGEFNWKMGEHVMKNASAMRYFIEPSQDGMSIGHASRYYNGIDVHHSSGVFNKAFYHLATSQGWDIQKAFKAYAVANQLFWTPRSTFQQGAEGVCKASEKLGYNGQAVSNAFNQVGISVHCGSGQPSPRPNPSPRPNPSPTPNPTPQPSPNGDVIEITLDNPVLINNQSNEQRYILRNASVNDLWVQTNGGTGDVTLYTTIRRPVSSSDYDCMSSAGGNNEYCGYGGIQGTDIQILVTGAQSTNNAYIAVSESISFPQGPQQEPHDLCSGLGEWSLNTYYPAGSSVQYWGNKFTTGSDSWGQNPFGGFSTWIHQGLCD; translated from the coding sequence ATGAAATACTTAACTATTTTTGCCCTTGCTCCACTCACCTTCCACATAAATGCAGCACATGTTATTGATCATTCTTCGATCGACCTGTCCGGTGTCATTCTCGAAGCCAGTCAAACATCCAACTCAAATTCAGAGCTGGCACAAAGCTACAGTGAACTCGGTCATGTTCAACTTGACAATCAATCTTTTACTCGTAAACAACAGCTATTTTATGGTGTCCCAGTCTATGGCTATTCCATTGTCTCTGATGATTCTTCTCAAGGCTACCATAGCACTATCGCTGGTGAAGTCGTTGTAGGTTTAGAAGGCGATATAGAATCAACTCTACCAATGATTAATCAACAACAAGCGATAAGCATTGCGAGTGATTTTAACCACGCAAATAATGGGGCCAGAACCGTTGCTCCAAGCTTTGCAAATTCAGGAGCTGATACTGCACAACTGATGGTCTGGCTCGATGAAGAGCAAACAGCACACCTCGCATACAAAGTCGATGCTCAACGCTTCAATGGACAAACCCCTTCAAGACCGATTACTTTCGTTGATGCAAAAACCGGTGACGTTTTAGATTCATGGGAAGGTATTGCTTTTCAAAAAGCAGAAGGCCCAGGTGGAAATACTAAGAGTGGTCGTTACTATTTTGGCACGAATACTAAATTTGGTGGCTTTGATGTCAATAGTCGTTGCCAATTTGATAGCCCAACCGTTGTTACTTATGACATGAAAAATCAACAATGGGGCGGACAGGTTCACCGTTTCAACTGCCAAGTAAACAACTATCGTCAAATTAACGGTGCCTACGCTCCGATGAATGATGCTCATTACTTTGGACAGCGAACGTTTGATATGTATGAGGAATGGTTGAATACTCGCCCTATTAGTCAAAAACTCTCAATGCGTGTGCATTACGGAAGTAACTACGGCAATGCTTTCTGGGATGGCAGACAAATGACGTTTGGCGATGGAAATAATTATATGTACCCACTTGCCACTTGGGATGTCATTGCTCATGAAGTCAGTCATGGCTTTACTGAACAAAACTCTGGTTTAGAGTATCGTGGTATGTCGGGCGGGATGAATGAATCTTTTTCAGATGTAGCCGCCGCAGCTCTAGCGCAATATGTTCATGGCGAGTTCAACTGGAAAATGGGCGAACATGTTATGAAAAACGCTTCTGCTATGCGTTATTTTATAGAGCCTAGTCAGGATGGAATGTCAATTGGTCATGCTAGCCGATACTATAATGGCATTGATGTTCATCATAGTTCTGGTGTTTTTAATAAAGCCTTTTATCACCTTGCAACAAGCCAAGGCTGGGATATCCAAAAAGCCTTTAAAGCTTATGCAGTTGCGAACCAACTGTTCTGGACTCCTCGCTCAACCTTCCAACAAGGTGCAGAAGGCGTATGTAAAGCATCAGAAAAATTAGGTTACAACGGCCAAGCGGTCAGCAATGCATTTAATCAAGTGGGTATATCGGTACATTGTGGTTCTGGACAACCTTCACCAAGACCTAATCCATCACCAAGGCCTAACCCATCACCCACTCCGAATCCAACGCCTCAACCTTCTCCTAATGGCGACGTGATTGAAATTACACTTGATAATCCAGTACTGATCAATAACCAATCAAATGAGCAACGTTATATCTTAAGAAATGCTTCAGTTAATGACCTTTGGGTACAAACAAATGGAGGGACGGGAGACGTTACACTCTACACTACAATAAGACGTCCTGTGTCGAGCTCAGATTACGATTGCATGTCTTCAGCAGGTGGTAATAATGAGTACTGTGGTTATGGCGGTATTCAAGGTACTGATATTCAAATCCTCGTCACTGGAGCACAGAGCACAAACAATGCTTATATTGCTGTCAGTGAGTCGATCTCATTCCCTCAGGGGCCACAACAAGAGCCTCATGATCTTTGCAGTGGTCTGGGAGAATGGTCTTTAAATACCTATTACCCTGCTGGTTCATCAGTACAATATTGGGGTAATAAATTCACTACTGGTTCAGACTCTTGGGGACAAAACCCATTCGGTGGTTTCTCAACATGGATTCACCAAGGTTTGTGTGATTAG
- a CDS encoding CBU_0592 family membrane protein, translating to MIDAETANNICAVAVFLLLVAFFLNMFNYMSHESRTYLLMNAIGGLVAAWCSWHLDVMPFVILEGTWGLIALYKFLNIQFIRKASVT from the coding sequence ATGATCGATGCAGAAACCGCCAATAATATTTGCGCCGTTGCCGTTTTTCTTCTTTTAGTGGCATTTTTTCTTAACATGTTTAATTACATGTCACATGAAAGTCGCACCTATTTATTGATGAATGCTATTGGTGGCTTAGTCGCCGCTTGGTGTTCATGGCACTTAGATGTAATGCCTTTTGTCATTCTTGAAGGGACATGGGGGCTAATTGCATTGTATAAATTTCTCAACATTCAATTTATACGCAAAGCTTCTGTTACCTGA
- a CDS encoding TerB family tellurite resistance protein — protein MFNKLTSLFKQLIEGADLGQSTALSPNLAIACLLCEVADADHNVDEKELHTQRVLLKKLLSLNEQQVVTLLEEAQKISNDSASLYDFTSQLRTLSQQTRYELIKSMWEVAFADGELDPIEEAVIRKTAELLYVDHSEFIRAKLQSDGNLDQ, from the coding sequence ATGTTTAACAAACTCACATCTCTGTTTAAACAACTTATTGAGGGAGCTGATTTGGGTCAATCTACGGCGCTGTCTCCAAACCTAGCCATTGCCTGCTTACTGTGTGAAGTTGCTGATGCCGATCATAATGTTGATGAAAAAGAGCTACATACACAACGTGTCTTGCTTAAAAAGCTGCTTTCCTTAAATGAACAGCAAGTCGTTACTCTACTGGAGGAAGCACAAAAGATTTCAAACGATTCAGCCTCATTGTATGACTTCACGTCACAATTAAGAACACTTTCTCAGCAAACACGATACGAGCTGATAAAAAGTATGTGGGAGGTAGCTTTTGCTGACGGAGAGCTCGATCCTATTGAAGAAGCGGTGATTCGTAAAACCGCAGAACTTCTTTATGTGGATCATAGCGAGTTTATCCGAGCAAAACTTCAATCTGATGGCAATCTTGACCAATAA
- a CDS encoding zinc-dependent alcohol dehydrogenase family protein: protein MKAYVYDGESKATLEERPIPTVVNATDAVVRIEKTTICGTDLHILRNNVATFKPGTILGHEGVGIIEECGDLVHNFKVGDRVIISCITSCGGCSMCQKSNFGQCLNGGWLLGNEIDGCQAEYVRIPYADNSLHLVPEDIDVDSLVLLSDIFPTGYEVGVLDGQVKPGCSVAVIGCGPVGLAALMTSKFLTPSEIYAIDNNPHRLEVAREMGATHTINNSEGTAVQQILDMTDDVGVDVVIEAIGIPAGWDMSQKLVRPGGNIAVLGVHGKPATINLEDMWKRNFTMTAGLVHTHTIPMLIKQIRAGHLNPKQLCSHAFDLSQVAEAYDTFIHAGDHCSLKVIISNTEG, encoded by the coding sequence ATGAAAGCATATGTATACGATGGCGAAAGCAAAGCAACTTTAGAAGAAAGACCAATTCCAACAGTAGTTAATGCTACTGATGCTGTAGTGAGAATCGAAAAGACCACCATTTGTGGTACGGATCTGCATATACTTAGAAATAACGTAGCCACATTCAAACCGGGCACAATCTTAGGTCATGAAGGTGTTGGTATCATTGAGGAATGTGGCGATCTTGTTCATAACTTTAAAGTCGGAGACCGTGTTATCATTTCGTGCATCACTTCATGTGGTGGTTGTTCAATGTGCCAAAAGTCTAACTTTGGTCAATGTCTCAATGGCGGCTGGTTGCTGGGTAACGAAATCGATGGTTGCCAAGCTGAATATGTCAGAATCCCATATGCAGATAATAGTTTGCATCTGGTGCCTGAAGATATCGATGTCGATTCTCTTGTACTGCTCAGTGATATCTTCCCAACAGGATATGAAGTCGGGGTTCTAGACGGCCAAGTTAAGCCAGGATGTTCTGTTGCGGTCATTGGCTGTGGACCTGTTGGTCTTGCAGCATTGATGACATCTAAGTTCCTCACACCATCAGAAATCTATGCCATCGATAATAACCCACACCGTTTAGAAGTTGCACGTGAAATGGGCGCGACTCATACCATAAACAATTCTGAAGGAACGGCTGTACAACAAATTCTTGATATGACTGATGACGTTGGTGTTGATGTTGTTATTGAAGCCATCGGCATTCCTGCAGGCTGGGATATGTCACAAAAACTTGTTCGTCCTGGCGGTAATATTGCAGTACTGGGTGTACACGGCAAGCCAGCTACAATTAACCTTGAAGACATGTGGAAACGCAATTTCACAATGACGGCAGGTCTCGTTCACACTCATACTATTCCTATGTTAATCAAACAAATTCGTGCTGGACACCTCAATCCTAAACAACTTTGCAGCCATGCTTTCGATCTTTCACAAGTCGCCGAAGCTTATGACACCTTTATTCATGCTGGCGATCACTGTTCATTAAAAGTAATCATCAGTAATACAGAGGGATAA
- a CDS encoding MipA/OmpV family protein, with translation MYSLCFASESASANDESFENTWGIAALSRTATIPFDTVNDDSTVSTFVPMMFFENEYVYLNGIEGGVFLYGNKQSDWLVSALMRLRFVDIPMSVQNAYEGDRVDAGLQWQYRLNNHWRTDLEIMSDDEGQHHSNFRLATYYELGALEVESDLTFRYKTADFNSEYYSFKDVTGESIGAGTDTRLGVKGRYHVTSNLYLLGGASVTRLDNEAFNSSVVKDRYQSEVYLGFGFFNDKNQPDKKQLNSEQYLRIAHGWATPSNIGDIFKLNSQKDKYNHQLSSLFYGYPLTESLFGFPLELFATPGIAHHWSSSQQSSSTELVMAIKAYYTFDWPTQWRFGFAEGLSYIDNITYIEGIEMDEKGYTPSKLLNYLDFSLDVNVGDLFNNKEWENIWLGYSLHHRSAIFEKASQFGRIKGGSNYNTVYIQFEF, from the coding sequence ATTTACTCGCTTTGCTTTGCCTCGGAATCTGCCTCTGCCAATGACGAGAGCTTTGAAAACACATGGGGTATCGCAGCGTTGTCAAGAACGGCGACGATTCCTTTTGATACTGTGAACGATGACTCAACTGTCAGTACATTTGTGCCGATGATGTTTTTTGAAAATGAGTACGTTTATCTCAATGGTATCGAAGGCGGTGTGTTTTTATATGGCAACAAGCAATCTGACTGGCTTGTCAGTGCATTGATGCGTTTAAGATTTGTTGATATACCGATGTCAGTACAAAATGCTTATGAAGGGGATCGGGTTGATGCAGGCCTTCAGTGGCAATACAGGCTAAACAACCATTGGCGAACAGATTTAGAGATCATGTCGGATGACGAGGGGCAACATCACTCAAATTTTCGGTTAGCGACCTATTATGAACTAGGGGCCTTAGAAGTTGAATCTGACTTGACATTTAGGTACAAAACAGCGGATTTCAATAGTGAATATTATTCTTTTAAAGATGTTACTGGCGAATCCATAGGCGCTGGTACTGATACTCGCCTAGGCGTTAAAGGGCGTTACCACGTCACTTCTAACTTGTACTTATTAGGGGGAGCGAGTGTTACTAGACTGGACAATGAGGCATTTAATAGTTCGGTCGTTAAGGACCGTTATCAAAGTGAAGTATACCTTGGTTTTGGATTCTTTAATGATAAAAATCAACCTGACAAAAAACAATTGAATAGTGAGCAGTATCTACGCATTGCACATGGTTGGGCAACACCGTCCAATATAGGTGATATATTTAAGCTAAACAGTCAAAAGGACAAATACAACCATCAACTTTCTTCTTTATTTTACGGTTACCCATTAACAGAAAGTTTGTTCGGTTTTCCGCTGGAGTTGTTTGCTACACCAGGTATCGCACATCATTGGTCGTCTAGCCAACAGTCCTCAAGTACTGAGCTCGTTATGGCGATTAAGGCTTATTACACATTTGATTGGCCAACTCAATGGCGTTTTGGATTTGCGGAAGGTCTGTCATACATCGACAATATTACCTATATTGAAGGTATCGAAATGGATGAGAAAGGCTATACCCCAAGTAAACTGCTTAACTATTTAGACTTTTCTTTGGATGTTAATGTCGGAGATTTATTCAATAACAAAGAGTGGGAGAATATTTGGTTAGGATATTCACTCCATCATCGGTCTGCTATTTTTGAGAAGGCTTCTCAGTTCGGTCGTATTAAAGGTGGCAGCAATTACAATACTGTTTACATTCAGTTTGAATTTTAA
- a CDS encoding ricin-type beta-trefoil lectin domain protein — protein MKKIVTLLCWVPSFAALSGEQSIKEFMQAFQENPQAVMDALPVKRGAYNPSSEIENLDVYRKEVRDAIIEKSTSRERRSLSARRSNDDPARLVDAGQALVRNLYQLHNTTPNVKRLHSQPWSDTYWPLYSGGAAWRYADRELRASTWKQYYDFSHINKPVSYYQGNARQDLSPSEKYDLLVGDGEFTLTKKSWDAGRGYYESSGHVERWMGLCHGWAAAAYMLPRPKNTVVVPDANGESLTFYPSDIKALGTLLWSEAPFDSRFIGGRCNIQNPEKDENGRVIDPNCHDNNPASWHLAVLNQLGISERSLIMDATFDYQVWNQPLLGYQVQYFNPQTHTSSSNPAEVVIPLQNYQNDRFSQYRANNAEYVVGVKMTVEYMVETRPTHRTSDNPNYDGVTRVTYFYDLELDESGNTIGGEWYQNRHPDFLWTPLPNEEAQSYYDGWGGWDLSQPVPQHWQTQAPKAARYSQPLTSIVKALFTASSQDSGQDNSWKRIKTNTSDRTQCLDVEVAETEKGMGSNVYGWRCHYGENQQWKLTSSGQLINRATPELCLDQSGIYITMELCNNSITQKWRWSNGQLKNQLDNAIRWNSRTWLVEADINGSQWYFE, from the coding sequence ATGAAGAAGATCGTTACATTGCTCTGTTGGGTGCCGTCGTTTGCTGCGCTTTCCGGAGAACAAAGCATAAAAGAATTTATGCAAGCCTTTCAAGAAAATCCTCAAGCAGTGATGGATGCACTGCCGGTTAAGCGAGGGGCGTATAACCCATCAAGTGAGATTGAAAATCTAGATGTTTATCGGAAGGAAGTGAGAGACGCTATCATAGAAAAGTCCACTTCTAGAGAGCGTCGTTCACTTTCTGCTAGGAGAAGCAATGATGATCCTGCAAGACTGGTTGATGCTGGCCAAGCTTTAGTTCGCAACCTGTATCAGTTGCACAATACCACGCCAAACGTCAAGCGTTTACATTCTCAACCATGGTCTGACACATACTGGCCACTGTATTCCGGCGGTGCAGCTTGGCGCTATGCGGATAGAGAGTTGAGAGCATCCACATGGAAACAATATTACGACTTTAGTCATATTAATAAGCCCGTCAGCTATTATCAGGGGAATGCTCGACAGGATCTGTCTCCGAGTGAAAAATACGATCTGTTGGTTGGGGATGGCGAATTTACCTTGACTAAGAAATCATGGGATGCGGGCAGAGGGTATTATGAATCAAGTGGTCATGTCGAAAGGTGGATGGGGCTTTGTCATGGATGGGCTGCCGCTGCTTATATGTTACCTCGGCCTAAAAATACCGTCGTTGTTCCAGATGCTAATGGAGAATCGCTGACATTTTATCCTTCTGATATTAAAGCGTTGGGCACACTATTATGGTCAGAAGCTCCCTTTGATTCACGCTTTATTGGTGGACGGTGTAATATTCAAAATCCAGAAAAAGATGAGAATGGTCGTGTGATCGATCCAAATTGTCATGACAATAACCCAGCCAGTTGGCACCTTGCTGTACTAAACCAGTTAGGCATTTCTGAACGCAGTTTGATCATGGATGCGACGTTTGATTACCAGGTTTGGAACCAGCCGTTGTTGGGGTATCAAGTTCAGTATTTTAATCCGCAAACGCACACTTCATCGTCTAATCCTGCTGAGGTCGTGATCCCATTACAAAACTATCAAAATGATCGTTTTTCTCAATACCGAGCAAATAATGCAGAGTATGTTGTTGGGGTAAAAATGACCGTAGAATACATGGTTGAGACAAGGCCGACGCATCGTACTTCCGATAACCCCAACTATGATGGGGTGACAAGGGTAACTTATTTCTATGATTTAGAACTGGACGAAAGTGGCAATACTATTGGCGGTGAATGGTATCAAAATCGTCACCCTGATTTTTTGTGGACACCATTACCTAATGAAGAAGCGCAATCTTATTACGATGGCTGGGGAGGGTGGGACCTGTCACAACCCGTTCCTCAACATTGGCAAACGCAGGCTCCTAAAGCTGCCCGTTATAGCCAGCCTCTAACATCGATAGTGAAAGCTTTATTTACCGCTTCTTCACAAGATAGCGGTCAAGATAATTCATGGAAACGAATCAAAACGAACACTTCTGATCGAACGCAGTGCTTAGATGTAGAAGTTGCGGAAACCGAAAAAGGCATGGGTTCTAATGTTTATGGTTGGCGTTGCCATTATGGGGAGAATCAACAGTGGAAGTTAACGTCTTCTGGTCAACTGATCAACCGCGCGACTCCAGAGCTCTGCCTAGATCAGAGTGGTATCTATATTACGATGGAATTGTGTAATAACAGCATCACGCAAAAATGGCGATGGTCAAACGGGCAGCTCAAAAATCAACTCGACAATGCGATAAGATGGAATTCTAGAACGTGGCTTGTTGAAGCTGATATTAATGGAAGTCAATGGTATTTCGAATGA